The following proteins come from a genomic window of bacterium:
- a CDS encoding error-prone DNA polymerase: protein MTEHRYAELHAHSNFSFLDGASHPEALVEGAAELGYEALAVTDHDGFYGLVRFWQAARRAGLPAVYGVELSLCPPDYLPDSDGESVSPFDRAGRHDALRWEVGKATPKRAGRKYRTRTGAGFEPEHLVVLASSPEGYARLAHLVSRGQLRGAKGRPLYRWEDLAEAAGGGDLVALSGCWQGAVPRAARQGDREAALREASRLREAFGRRFHIEIWDHRMPQDDRRNDLLWEVATRLNLPVVATNNVHYADRRDADLSDVLAAIGGRRPLAEHDGFRPDTDERHLKSPAEMAARFRTYPGAVERTAHLGRELAFDLQLVAPRLPDFPLPDGFATEMDYLRHLTFEGARQAYPAPGRTGAIERKAVDRLEHELDVIERLGFPGYFLVVWDIVNFARSQDIMCQIRGSGADSAVCRCLGLTRVDPLRLGLPFERFLSDERGRPPDIDLDLESERREEVIQYCYRRYGRERAAMVANVITYRARSVLRDVAKTFGFTPAQTDGLTRYVDTHSPAELPLEEPLPAGLTADLVYGICRRLDGFPRHLGIHSGGMVIADRPLWKVVPIEWGRMEDRTVLQWDKDDCAAMGIVKFDLLGLGMLSALHMAVDTVEEAHGRRIDLADLPQEPAIYQMLTNADTVGLFQVESRAQMATLPRLKPATFYDLAVEVALIRPGPIQGASVHPYLRRRNGEEPVRYPHPLAEPILERTLGVPVFQEQLMELARVCAGFDGGQSDRLRAAMTHKRSDEEMEKLREEVFGGMRTKGVTGAAAEEIWEKLQGFASFGFPESHSVSFAYIVYMSAWLRYHYPAEFLVGLLNAQPMGFYSPNSLVQDAIRHGVVVLGPDVNLSLEESTIEPYACDEDDVAEHYGMVWRRGRGPADDPIRASVAARLGLSSVRNLGEVEVRRILAARQVGGGFTDLPDFAHRTGLPADAMEGLAVAGAFGSFGVAPRQGLWMAGALAGTGPGRLPLAPDPDPPPLAPMSDREAHQASLWATGVSVRHPMHFARPALDRAGCVPIAEALDIRENRTRIKVGGVVTHRQRPSTSRGVIFFNLEDETGLMNVVVLPEIWSRRHKTARRHPGLIIEGRLEYRDGVTNLVARDFVPIKTDPLRSRNFR, encoded by the coding sequence CGGTGTACGGGGTGGAGCTCTCGCTATGCCCCCCGGACTACCTGCCCGACAGCGATGGAGAGTCGGTCTCTCCCTTCGATAGGGCCGGCCGCCATGATGCCCTCCGCTGGGAGGTCGGGAAGGCGACGCCGAAGCGGGCCGGGCGGAAGTACCGCACCCGGACGGGCGCCGGGTTCGAGCCCGAGCACCTGGTGGTGCTGGCCTCGTCGCCCGAGGGATACGCCAGGCTTGCCCACCTGGTCTCCAGAGGGCAGTTGCGGGGCGCCAAAGGCCGCCCTCTGTACCGGTGGGAGGACCTGGCCGAGGCGGCCGGTGGAGGAGACCTGGTGGCGCTGAGCGGATGCTGGCAGGGAGCGGTCCCCCGCGCGGCACGGCAAGGGGATCGGGAAGCGGCCCTGAGGGAGGCCTCCCGCCTGCGGGAAGCCTTCGGGCGGCGTTTCCACATCGAGATCTGGGACCACCGGATGCCGCAGGACGACCGGCGCAACGACCTGCTGTGGGAGGTGGCCACCAGGTTGAACCTACCGGTGGTGGCCACCAACAACGTCCATTATGCCGACCGCCGGGACGCCGACCTGTCCGACGTACTCGCCGCGATCGGAGGGCGGCGGCCGCTCGCCGAACACGACGGCTTCCGACCCGACACCGATGAGCGCCACCTGAAGTCTCCGGCGGAGATGGCCGCCCGCTTCCGGACCTATCCGGGAGCGGTGGAACGGACCGCCCACCTGGGGCGGGAGCTTGCCTTCGACCTGCAGCTGGTGGCCCCCCGGCTACCCGACTTCCCGCTTCCGGACGGCTTCGCCACCGAGATGGACTACCTGCGCCATCTCACCTTTGAAGGGGCTCGCCAGGCCTACCCCGCCCCCGGGCGGACCGGGGCGATCGAGCGCAAAGCAGTCGACCGGCTGGAGCACGAGTTGGATGTCATCGAGCGGCTGGGCTTCCCGGGCTACTTCCTGGTGGTGTGGGACATCGTCAACTTCGCCCGGTCCCAGGACATCATGTGCCAGATCCGTGGTTCCGGGGCCGATTCGGCGGTGTGCCGGTGCCTGGGCCTCACCCGGGTCGACCCCCTCCGGCTGGGGCTGCCGTTCGAACGGTTCCTGTCCGATGAACGGGGCCGGCCTCCCGACATCGACCTGGATCTCGAATCGGAACGCCGGGAGGAGGTGATCCAGTACTGCTACCGCCGGTACGGGCGGGAGCGGGCGGCCATGGTCGCCAACGTGATCACCTACCGGGCCCGGTCGGTGCTGCGGGACGTGGCCAAGACCTTCGGCTTCACCCCGGCCCAGACCGACGGCCTGACCAGGTACGTGGACACCCACTCCCCGGCGGAGTTGCCGCTCGAAGAACCCCTGCCGGCCGGGCTGACCGCCGACCTGGTCTATGGCATCTGCCGGCGCCTCGACGGGTTCCCCAGGCATCTGGGTATCCATTCGGGCGGCATGGTGATCGCCGACCGGCCCCTCTGGAAGGTGGTCCCGATCGAATGGGGGCGCATGGAGGACCGCACCGTCCTGCAATGGGACAAGGACGACTGCGCCGCCATGGGGATCGTCAAGTTCGACCTGCTGGGACTGGGCATGCTGAGCGCCCTGCATATGGCGGTGGACACCGTGGAGGAAGCCCATGGGCGGCGGATCGACCTGGCCGACCTTCCCCAGGAACCGGCCATCTACCAGATGCTCACCAATGCCGACACCGTGGGGCTCTTCCAGGTGGAGTCACGGGCGCAGATGGCGACCCTGCCCAGGCTGAAACCCGCCACCTTCTACGACCTTGCTGTAGAGGTGGCATTGATCCGTCCCGGCCCCATCCAGGGCGCTTCCGTCCATCCCTACCTGCGGCGGCGGAACGGGGAGGAGCCGGTGCGGTATCCCCATCCGCTGGCCGAGCCGATCCTGGAGCGCACTCTGGGGGTGCCGGTGTTCCAGGAGCAGCTGATGGAACTGGCCCGGGTGTGCGCCGGTTTCGACGGAGGGCAGTCGGATCGGCTCCGGGCCGCCATGACCCACAAGCGGTCGGACGAGGAGATGGAGAAGCTGCGAGAGGAGGTCTTCGGCGGGATGCGGACCAAGGGGGTGACGGGCGCCGCCGCCGAGGAGATCTGGGAAAAGCTGCAGGGGTTCGCCTCGTTCGGCTTCCCGGAAAGCCACTCGGTGTCGTTCGCCTACATCGTCTACATGTCGGCCTGGTTGCGCTACCACTACCCCGCCGAGTTCCTGGTCGGTCTGCTCAACGCCCAGCCGATGGGCTTCTACTCCCCCAACAGCCTGGTACAGGACGCTATCCGTCACGGGGTGGTCGTCCTCGGCCCGGACGTCAACCTCTCGCTGGAGGAGAGCACCATCGAGCCGTATGCGTGTGATGAGGACGATGTGGCGGAGCACTACGGCATGGTCTGGCGCCGGGGAAGGGGCCCGGCGGACGACCCGATCCGGGCATCGGTAGCGGCCCGGCTGGGCCTGTCCAGCGTGCGCAATCTGGGGGAGGTCGAAGTTCGGAGGATCCTGGCGGCCCGCCAGGTCGGCGGAGGGTTCACCGACCTGCCCGACTTCGCCCACCGGACCGGTCTGCCGGCGGACGCCATGGAGGGGCTGGCCGTCGCCGGAGCCTTCGGATCGTTCGGGGTTGCCCCCCGTCAGGGTCTGTGGATGGCAGGCGCCCTGGCCGGTACCGGACCCGGACGGTTGCCGCTGGCGCCGGATCCGGACCCGCCGCCGCTGGCGCCGATGAGCGACCGGGAGGCTCACCAGGCCTCGCTGTGGGCGACCGGGGTGTCGGTCCGCCATCCCATGCACTTCGCCCGCCCGGCCCTGGACCGGGCCGGGTGCGTTCCGATAGCCGAGGCGCTGGACATACGGGAGAACCGGACCCGGATCAAGGTGGGAGGGGTGGTCACCCACCGGCAGCGCCCGTCCACCTCCAGAGGCGTCATCTTCTTCAATCTGGAGGACGAGACCGGCCTGATGAACGTGGTGGTGCTACCCGAAATCTGGAGCCGGCGCCACAAGACCGCCCGCCGCCATCCCGGCCTGATCATCGAAGGCCGCCTCGAATACCGGGACGGGGTGACCAACCTGGTGGCCCGTGACTTCGTCCCGATAAAAACCGACCCTCTCCGGAGCCGCAACTTCCGGTAA